A single genomic interval of Gouania willdenowi chromosome 22, fGouWil2.1, whole genome shotgun sequence harbors:
- the LOC114456439 gene encoding B2 bradykinin receptor-like, whose translation MTLQPTSFPDLNVTLLYEELNHTNESHCPHSEAWEWLNTGQPVYMMFIAVLGIVFNTFVLTVFFLQKKSCTVAEIYLGNLAAADLVLVSCLPFWAISYANDFNWPFGQFMCKAVNVGIKINIYSSIYFLVLVSIDRYIALVHPMSHGRMRKPKYAWLGCLLMWGFGLIMSIPEFVFREVNYFPKYNNSGCFLYYPSKHFAVGFEAMLTVLNFIIPISIILFCTVKIIRVLRTKIMSRLNADKTKHKATTLMLVVLLAFLICWIPFHLVTIMIWLLRIEVLGGCYITNVVNICKLVSNYPAFFNSVLNPILYVIVGKNFRKKVSDLFKQCGVTKTPLSEREHSNLSSTQNTF comes from the coding sequence TTTTCCAGATCTCAATGTGACGCTACTGTATGAAGAGCTCAACCACACCAATGAGTCTCATTGTCCGCACTCAGAAGCCTGGGAGTGGCTCAATACAGGGCAGCCAGTGTACATGATGTTCATTGCAGTGCTCGGAATTGTTTTCAACACTTTTGTCTTGACAGTGTTTTTCCTGCAGAAGAAGTCCTGCACTGTGGCTGAAATCTACCTGGGTAATCTGGCGGCTGCTGACCTTGTCCTTGTGTCCTGTTTGCCCTTCTGGGCCATCAGCTATGCCAATGATTTTAACTGGCCTTTCGGTCAGTTCATGTGCAAAGCTGTTAATGTAGGCATTAAGATCAATATATACTCTAGCATTTACTTCCTGGTTTTGGTTAGCATAGATCGCTACATAGCCCTGGTACATCCAATGTCACATGGAAGAATGCGTAAACCAAAGTATGCCTGGCTGGGGTGTCTGCTAATGTGGGGCTTTGGTTTGATCATGAGCATTCCCGAATTTGTCTTCCGGGAAGTAAACTATTTCCCAAAGTATAACAATAGTGGTTGTTTTCTGTACTATCCCAGCAAACATTTTGCTGTGGGCTTTGAAGCAATGTTGACAGTGTTAAATTTCATCATCCCCATCTCTATCATCTTGTTCTGCACTGTTAAGATTATTCGGGTTTTGAGGACCAAGATTATGTCGAGGCTCAAcgctgacaaaacaaaacataaggCCACCACTCTGATGCTGGTGGTCCTCCTGGCCTTTCTCATCTGTTGGATACCTTTCCACTTGGTCACGATTATGATCTGGCTCCTACGCATTGAAGTTTTAGGAGGGTGCTACATTACTAATGTCGTGAACATCTGCAAACTGGTTTCCAACTACCCGGCCTTCTTTAACAGCGTTTTGAACCCAATCCTCTACGTCATTGTGGGAAAGAACTTCAGGAAAAAAGTTTCAGATCTTTTTAAACAATGCGGAGTAACAAAGACGCCGCTTTCAGAGCGTGAACATTCAAACCTGTCCTCAACACAGAACACTTTTTAA